Within Rhododendron vialii isolate Sample 1 chromosome 12a, ASM3025357v1, the genomic segment TGGTCTATTGCTCGATTGACCCTCAGGAAGGAAGGTGCCATAAGGGGTTGCCATAGATCTTACCCTAAGACgattaagtcaaaaaaaataactagagcctcgctctgataccaattgttggtccaaatagcaacccaagagggggggtgaattgggtatctcaaatataatgcggaatttaaaaaactaattgatTGATTATTCAAGATATTCTACCACAACTTGTTATTCAATAATATATCAATTTACTCATGCGATATAGATATGCAAAACTGaaagtaaagagagtagggaagagaaAATATCGAacgcaaggatttatagtggttcggtccgcaacttcacggcctagtccactccccaagtgtccaacttgggatttgctgcactatctTCAATAGTTACAATCCtctagcttcgcgggtgctagacaacctttacaacgagcaatTTATCCCCAATCGCTccgactaattttgactccggtgctagtcacacctaacccaactagttttgattccggtgctagtaacacctaactaccaagtgattttctctccaaaaccactcacaaaaagtAATCACTCACAAGAGTAGAATAAGGGTGtacaatcccttttacaataaagatcaaaataagaGCTCTCTCACACAAGTGTATGAATATCAAGATATAGAATCGTGTATGAAGAGGTCGATCACTGTATGCCTTAGAGTATTTCGGTGAGGCTCCCTTCTCTGTCTTTTTTGTTCTTCCTCAGTCTTGAATATATGCTTCCACAATTGAACGTTAGATGCATCCcctgatttttggaaaattatccAATACATTATGGCCTTGATTGGATAAATCCTTCATAGCAAAATTCCATTCCTTTTTGTCACTAGCTGTTGGAACCATTTTGGAAGCCGTATTCCATTTGACTTGTTTTCTTCATCAATCAGAAAATCAATcctccatatttttttaatgagcCCATCATTTAACCGTTAGAACCAATTTAGGTAGCCAATCAACTCTTgtagtttccatttcttttctgcAGTAGCCGTTAGAGAGAATTAAGCTCCCAAGTAATCTTCAATCTTTCTCATTCATTAGCATTTTGCTTTCCTTAAAATCCCTTGCAGCCAATTTAAAAATAGGAGaagatttgtccttaatcttcctcctttcaATTTATCTTGACCATTAAAGATAGTGATTTGGTGTAGCAATCTTCCCATGTGCACTTcaaccaaatcctacaaaataaacattaagGTATTccaaatatcacaatattaattatatttcttttcaataaaaatatattttgttatcatcaaaatcaataaggtattccatagaaacctttgggctaaCAATAAttaaaccaagcttgaacattttttgaaactcgttaagaTTTCAAGCCAAGTTTGAACAAGCTATtactcggctcgttcggcttattatgtataaaaaattcaagctatttgAGATTAACTTGTCTCATAAACAAGTTAAGTTTGAACGAAAGGTAAAATATCCACTTGACCCTTAAACTATTCGATTTTTATTTACTTCCCCCTTTAACTATCAATTGCACATACTTGCCCCTTCAACTATCCAATTGCTACTTACTTAGGACAAATCTAACATTCCATCCAAGATATAGACGGAAACCGTTAGAACAAAGGGCAATAAAGTCATTTCCGTAGCAATGTATATCCCATATCTATATCTAAATCTCTTCTTCCTCAACCCAACACCCATTCTCGAACAgaaattgttctctctctctctcgtctcgtCTCCATATCTGCACAATGACAAAGAGCAACGCCAACTCGAGTCCCTCGAGTAGCAGCTACAATTGGCTGAGCAGATTTAACTATACTATACGTCTAAGATACATATAATTGTCAACTGCATGTGAAttgaaaaacaataaaagataCATGAAGTCTGTGATTCATCTTATCATGACTACATGATCGATGGAGTATTTGGTTTTTGCAGATCTTAAgagtggaattttttttccatatataGATGCCAAGGTCACAGTCGTACTGCATTAAAAGAACAAGACTGTAGTGGCGGAGGGAGAATAGGACGAGCGGGGGCACGCgcccccactcaattttttttttaaatttaagattttaaaatgtatattttgtattttttctagTTAATTATATttcataattgtattttctagtcgaatatcatttcattctcaatttcttttccaCATATTTGAACATTGTTATTATACCGGCGAAATGAGATGTCTAATGTGAAAAATAGCCACCACTTAAATTTTGGAACTCTCTAATGCATaatgtccaaaattcaaaaatgcctaaaccatgggttatatgttTTATACTTTAGCAATTATTAAAAATGGGAGCAATAATGCTAAATATTGTGTAATgaattgctcttagacttgatccGTTGAGACAATTCAAGTAGTTCGATTGTTTTTATATTCTATGTATTTTActgtattaaaaaattatgttaggTTTTTCAATTCTTAGCACAAATGTTTTAACATTGCTTAAAACGAAATTTTATGGTTGAAATGTGTTCAAAAATGCCCCGCTTACATAGttttctggctacgccactgaACAAGAGTCACCGCTTGCATAACATTAAGCATCCAATACAGACTCACAAATCACCATGATCAGTAGAGGAGAGATTGCTACATTTTAACGGATAAGTAGTTGAAAATCAAGGGCTCAAAAAATGCATAAAGAAGGGCCAGCTCTCCAGGAATGTTAAATGACTCTacaagaaatttttcggtgccgggtggcTATcgcgtggtgcccgctcggcacatccgaGCAGTCCGATgcgattttggacggctcagatttgaagagagaaaaatgaggggtgaggggagagagaaaatttcaatATGAGCCACCTAAAAGCGCATCGGACGGCTCGGTAGTGCTGAGTGGgcaccacgtgggatatacccgctCAGTACCGAAAACTTTCTCACGACTCTACACTATCCTGTCTTGGAAATGACCCTCTTTTTGGGCGGCAAAATAATAGGTTAACGATAGGTCATTGTTTCCGTTAAAGAAGAAAACGGTTTCCATCCATGACTTGGATGGAATGTTAGATTTGTCCTCAGCAAGTAGCAATTGGATAGTTGAAAGGGCAAGTGTGTGTAATTAATAGTTGAAAGgggaataaacaaaaaaatgaaaaatttaagGGGCAAGTACAAATTTTCCCCTTTGAACGGATTTTCAAAGTTTGTTAAATTATCAAATCAAGCTTGATCAACTATATATTTGGCTCATTCATCACCCCGAAACGGAACGTTGAAAAAATCATGGAACACTTAAGTCTATGTATTATTGAACTATTGAGTAGTTGTTTTCTTATGTCATTTTTCATCACGGATTCACGATTGTATTAATTGACCTTATGTAATAATACTTTATCATGGAGTAAGTAAATGTTTTCTATCAAAGTCTTCGAAAACATCCTAGATTCTCGGAATATCCTTTTATATTCCCAGATAATGTTTGCGTATCAAAATCTTTGAAATCTTCATAGATCCTCGGTAATTGATTTTTTCACCCCTACACTTTTAATTGACACATTTTAACCCTCACACTTTTAGTTGAGTGTCAACGTCCCTCTTCCGTTAGACAACCATTGGAACTATATACAAAAAATGGCCAATTTAATGACATGAAAATCCTTTGTATTTAATCCCTCTTTATCCCCCActtataaaaagtaaaactttTTCTTGTAATCGTCTTGTTTTTTTGCAATAGCACAATTTGCacttttctaataacctatttatgtgaatttattttttcagttttaaaatTCCACAACCAATTAGTATATTTTCAATTAAGTTCTATGAATATACTCCATTAATAAAATTATACACCCCAAAAAATGTTCCATCCACCAATTAAGATAATCTTAATTATGTTAAAACTATTCAACATATTTAATGGTACATTGATAAATAATGGAATTCTTCCCAgttcgttttagggttttagattttagattttaatcattatcctatttctctctaatcattactttttatttttttctgtatatctctctaattattacctttattttcaattattactctatttctctctacactcattacctataaaaccaaatccaaaatctcaaaacgaaaGGAACATAAAGGTTATGAGCTTTTAAAGCGTAAGTGTACCATAGAAAGTACATAGGCAAAGTTAAAATTGACACACCAAGAAAGATATGTAAATCTATATTTTCTTGAAACATTGACTAGTTGTATGAAGCAATTCATCGTTAACGAGAAGCTTAGAGAGGACAAAAAGTTAAAGTTTTAGTACTATTTTTAGGTtaagttccgctaagatttttgaatttttttcttgttttttattttaatttttttcgcgtttgttagttttgcacctaatttttgtaaattattgattcatcttgtcaaaacgaattgaaaaagtaaaaaaatagtataatttttaccaaaatatttttgaaaatatctaaaataaaaCCTAAAAAGTCTTAAGCAGAATTTAGCCaccaagaaaaaattaaacataAAATAACTTTAGATGTCCTTAAACTGAGGAGAAACTTTTTGGTATACTCGGTATACCACAAACTTGGTATCCCCTCCTCACAAAAAATGTGACACTTGGCAAGCTGTAATTTACAAGGACTTCAAGTGTAATTATTCCTCTCCAATTCATATTGGCTCTAAAACAATCTCTTTTTCCGGCACAAATGCTAAAAGCTAAAACAActgtgctacttgcacatatgtttttgcacatatatttttgtggggcccatattgAGATttcacaaaatgatccgaatcgttcatctttttaaaaatatttttctggagggttcctgtaaaaaatcaactccaacggatattGGTAAAGGCTTTCTTAGAATTCGTAGGGCAAAACAAAATGATATAGTGattgtagtttttgtttaatttttggcTATTCTAGTTTTGTTAAATCTTTGTGCTTTCAACGGAAACTTGActattgttaaattttactgcggaccttttattttttgaaatgatctAAATCCTCATAATTTATACTTTACCTTTAaattacaattaaaaaaataaacccttGAAACATGTAGTCACTTATTCATAAAATaatgatcttttttttatttggagctggaaatataaaaaaatataaaaatggaTGAGAAGATAGCAAAGAGATTAGCAGGGACAGCAGCACgttgtttggacaaataagccaagtggcttatttttttgtccttattcaaattttttttcatttgttagttgTCGTTCATTTTTGGGGGATTGTTGCatcgtcaaatttttttttgatttcgatcataattttttacttttaagattcctctcgtcatgacgatgcaataatccctcAAAAATTAACGacaaactaaaaaatgtgaaaaaaaatttgaataaggacaaaaaaataagccacttggcttatttgtTCAAACAACCAATTTTTGGGGTCGGGGGTGTTTAGCTTTTTTGTGCCAAGAGGCGCTTGTGCCAGAAAAAAACCCAATATGAATTGGGGAGGAATAATTACACTTAAAGTTTTTGTAAATTACAGCTTGCCAAGTGTTACATTTTTTGTGAGGAGGGGATACCAAGTTTGTGGTATACCGGGTATaccaaaaagtttctctaaaCTGAGTCACTGGTCTAATCATGTGGAAAATTTATTCGTTCTTACAGTTGTTTACCAGAAGGAAgacataaaattttgatcggtcaaaaataattataaacTGTCCCAATTAATTTTCAATCTAGatcattcaaaagtattttaaacgCACGTAATTTAATGTCGTAAATATTCCCCATGGAATTATGGAAAGCTCCATAAAGGAAATTTTAAAATCCTACGTGAATTCATTCTACTGCTACAACCATTTTGTGAAAAATTCTCGGTTCCCACCGGAGACCTCAATTCAGGTTCCCAAATTCTCTCACCCAATACACCAGtatactccctctctctctctcgagcgCGCGCGCGCCATGGCTTCCTCTATCTCACACCCACCACCACTGCTCACATTATCCCGCAAGTCAACCCATCTGAAACTCTCACCCAACCCAATCACCAAGGTTTTACACTTCCAGTCAAACCCATTCCAATCCTCTCCTCATCTGGGTCCTCTCCTCACCGCTCAAAAACCCCTTATTCTCTCTCCCGCAAGAGTTTCTTCACGCGGGTCTCTCGATTCCACACATGAAATCGAGCCTCTGTCCCCCTTTGAGGAAAGACCAGTCAAATTCCTCTTCTGGGTGTTCTTCTGGGCATCTCTATCCCTTGCCTGTTTTGCTGCATCAGGTGATGCCAAAGCTGCTCTTGCTGCCGATTCCATTAGGGCCTCGAGCTTCGGTCTGAAGGTTGCGAACGCGTTGCGGGGCTGGGGTTGGCCCGATGAGGCTGTTGTGTTGGCCCTAGCTACACTTCCGGTAATTGAGCTTCGTGGGGCTATTCCGGTTGGGTACTGGTTGCAACTCAGTCCTTTAATCTTGACGGTCTTGGCTGTTATTGGgttattctcttttttatctattgagtttttttttaaaaatttatttataacTTTATTCCGATTTGCTGAAGATTGATTGGGTGATTTTTGTTGTCCCAATTTAGATTCAGGAAGTACACTACATTTAAGGCAAGGGtcgtccaattttttttattggttttccACTTTTACCCTGTTTGATAAAATATGCGGGGAAAGGCTAGAACACATCACTCCTAAAAAGTGCATAATCAATCTCTAAGTACACCTTCATAATCAATCTTTAACTATGAGTAAAATATTCTGATTACAAGTCTTTTCTTTATCTAGCACGTATAAACCTAGAAGAAGGACTGATCGAATGATCAAAATAGGTGTCTTGAAGTAAGTTTATAAGGTCAAAAGACATCAGTCCAATCTAAAAGTGGAAACAATTAGGGGCGCAGTCATGATATTCGTGTAATACAGGCAAATACTCAATTTCATAAGCCACTAGAGCAAGTCTCTAATTTTAACAGTGTTATAGATAATTTATGATTTTAGAGGAATCCAATGCGTAATAATACTATACAACACACGGAGGGATCAGTGGTTCAGAGTAGGAGAAAGGAGAACGACTGAAAGCGGCAAAGGGAACAGAGGAGGAGACTGTCCATTTCCATCTATATGCAAAGTTCTGATGACTATCCCACATACATCGGGAAATCCAATTGTGGAAATTTTGAAATTgaccaaatttctaattttgaCAAATCTTTGTCCTATTGGATTGGGATGATTTGTGTTTgctttttatttgttgaaaacCTTAACGGTGTCTGTTTTGAATTTCGTagagagtaatttttttttttggtttcgaTGTGAggattatatatttatattgatGATTGTGAGATTGCcgattaatttttgaaaaagtacaacaaaatgcGATAGCAACAGTGATCGTCTGGCTCCACCCATGAAAGGAACTTAATGCTCTAGCAATGAACAACCATGTGATTTCATCATGATTGTATTATGATCTTATGATGTACTACAGACTTAACCACGTTATGAATATTTTACTGTTCAGAATGTTTTCGTATCAACATCTTTGGTAATTTCATATATCCGCAGTATATCCACCTATTTATATTTTAGGCCCAGGTTGACCAAAAGTCTCTTTCCAATAATGGCAGAGCAAATTGTTTTTTGCACTTTAGAAATTCACTGGATTGAGGGCGGAATAGATCCATCTGAAAGCAGACTGTCGCACATTGAGCTTGCATGGCCTGTTCACTTGCCTATTCTAATGGATATAGTTGACCTAGAGAGAAGTACCTCACTATAGAAGTACTCATTAGGGAGCTCAGTCACTCAGGTAAGTGGGCCAAATCTGCAGCTCGAGTGCCATTGCCAAGGAAGGCTTAAAATGAGGGTGCCACTTTCGCATAGTGAGATATTTGTTGCTATCATTCAAGGTCCTCCAGCAAGAGCTCTTTTGTAGTCCTCGCTTTCAATCAACTTGAGGATGAAGTAGTTGTGGTTGAAACCACCTCAAAATCAACTGTCATTAGAAAAGCGCTACAAATCTCATA encodes:
- the LOC131311760 gene encoding uncharacterized protein LOC131311760 isoform X2, with translation MASSISHPPPLLTLSRKSTHLKLSPNPITKVLHFQSNPFQSSPHLGPLLTAQKPLILSPARVSSRGSLDSTHEIEPLSPFEERPVKFLFWVFFWASLSLACFAASGDAKAALAADSIRASSFGLKVANALRGWGWPDEAVVLALATLPVIELRGAIPVGYWLQLSPLILTVLAVIGNMVPVPFIVLYLKKFATFLSRKNPSASRLLELLFEKTKEKAGPVEEFQWLGLMLFVAVPFPGTGAWTGAIIASILDMPFWCAVSANFCGVVFAGLLVNLLVNLGLKYAIVTGIILFTVSTFMWRILRNLKRSLSSSNCYGTLDDSNP
- the LOC131311760 gene encoding uncharacterized protein LOC131311760 isoform X1, translated to MASSISHPPPLLTLSRKSTHLKLSPNPITKVLHFQSNPFQSSPHLGPLLTAQKPLILSPARVSSRGSLDSTHEIEPLSPFEERPVKFLFWVFFWASLSLACFAASGDAKAALAADSIRASSFGLKVANALRGWGWPDEAVVLALATLPVIELRGAIPVGYWLQLSPLILTVLAVIGNMVPVPFIVLYLKKFATFLSRKNPSASRLLELLFEKTKEKAGPVEEFQWLGLMLFVAVPFPGTGAWTGAIIASILDMPFWCAVSANFCGVVFAGLLVNLLVNLGLKYAIVTGIILFTVSTFMWRILRNLKRSLSSSNCYGTLDDRLKEMLNSWPS